A window of the Butyricimonas virosa genome harbors these coding sequences:
- the rpsT gene encoding 30S ribosomal protein S20, whose product MANHQSSEKRIRQTEKRRLHNRYYAKTARNAVRKLRAMTEKETAADLLPKVSAMLDKLAKKHIIHKNKAANLKSSLALHVNKL is encoded by the coding sequence ATGGCAAATCATCAATCATCAGAAAAAAGAATAAGGCAGACTGAGAAAAGAAGATTACACAATCGTTATTACGCAAAGACTGCTAGAAATGCCGTTAGAAAGCTACGTGCAATGACCGAAAAGGAGACTGCAGCAGACTTGTTGCCGAAAGTTTCGGCTATGTTGGATAAATTAGCAAAAAAACATATTATCCACAAGAATAAAGCAGCTAACTTGAAGTCTAGTTTAGCTTTACATGTGAATAAACTGTAA
- a CDS encoding hydrogen peroxide-inducible genes activator translates to MITLTQLEYVVAVDEFRHFATAADKCFVTQPTLSMQIKKLEDDLGVIIFDRSRQPVVPTDIGYKLIEQARTVLASAQRIKEIINEEKQEVAGSLKIGIIPTLAPYLLPIFIGDYIRRYPGVQVEVEELISEEIIRRLKHDTLDVGVFVTPYHDDKIVEQPVFYEEMMIYAHPDHELLKKKDIETQDIATPELWMLGDGHCFRDQVVNLCEMRGTQHKNLPFDFESNSLETLMKIVDREGGFTLIPELATLYMTEEKKKQVRSFTVSKPLREVSVIYSRHFTKQKLIDLLCEDIRQVVPPGMLKKERGKIVEWKKIR, encoded by the coding sequence ATGATTACACTGACACAATTAGAATATGTTGTTGCAGTCGATGAATTCCGGCATTTTGCAACAGCCGCCGACAAGTGTTTTGTGACACAGCCGACACTGAGTATGCAAATTAAAAAGCTGGAAGATGATCTAGGTGTAATCATTTTCGATCGGAGCCGGCAACCGGTTGTTCCTACCGACATCGGTTACAAATTGATAGAGCAGGCAAGAACAGTGCTGGCCTCGGCTCAAAGAATAAAAGAGATTATTAATGAAGAGAAACAGGAGGTGGCGGGATCCCTAAAAATAGGTATTATTCCCACGCTGGCTCCTTATTTATTACCGATATTCATCGGGGATTACATTCGTCGTTATCCCGGGGTACAGGTGGAAGTGGAAGAATTAATTTCGGAAGAGATTATCCGACGATTGAAACATGACACGTTGGACGTGGGGGTGTTCGTGACACCTTATCATGACGATAAGATTGTTGAACAGCCCGTGTTTTACGAGGAGATGATGATCTACGCTCACCCTGATCATGAACTTTTGAAAAAGAAAGACATAGAAACACAAGATATTGCAACTCCCGAGCTATGGATGTTGGGAGACGGGCATTGTTTCCGAGATCAAGTAGTGAATTTATGCGAGATGCGAGGAACGCAACATAAGAATTTGCCTTTTGATTTTGAGAGTAATTCTTTAGAGACCTTGATGAAGATCGTGGATCGGGAAGGAGGATTTACCTTGATTCCTGAGTTAGCCACGTTGTATATGACGGAGGAAAAGAAAAAGCAAGTTCGTTCATTCACGGTGTCTAAACCTTTGCGGGAGGTCAGTGTGATATATTCCCGTCATTTCACGAAACAGAAGTTGATTGATTTGCTTTGTGAAGATATACGCCAAGTGGTTCCCCCGGGAATGTTGAAGAAAGAGAGGGGAAAAATCGTTGAATGGAAAAAGATAAGATAA
- the radC gene encoding RadC family protein — protein sequence MTGNYIPISSWAEDDKPREKMLSKGVTALSTNELLAILIRSGSGGESALDLSRRILTDASNDLNTLARLSVSDFMNRYKGVGMAKAASIIAAMELGRRRALSTAREEPALTTSRDLYDYLQPLIGDLDHEEFWVVTLSSACRMKSCDRLFSGGIESTIIDIRMIFRKVLESKACSIVIAHNHPSGNDRPSSHDITLTKKVQEAGRVLDITLLDHIVVCPNRYYSFADNGML from the coding sequence ATGACTGGAAATTATATCCCGATTTCCTCGTGGGCGGAAGATGATAAGCCCCGGGAAAAGATGTTGTCGAAAGGTGTTACCGCACTTTCGACAAACGAGTTACTCGCAATCTTAATCCGTTCGGGGAGTGGAGGGGAATCAGCCTTGGATTTGTCTCGCCGGATTTTGACGGATGCTAGTAATGATTTGAATACGCTGGCTCGTCTTTCTGTATCGGATTTTATGAATCGCTATAAAGGAGTTGGAATGGCGAAAGCGGCTTCGATTATTGCTGCCATGGAATTGGGGCGCCGCCGGGCATTGTCGACGGCAAGGGAGGAACCGGCGTTGACAACCAGCAGGGATTTGTACGATTATCTCCAGCCGTTAATCGGTGATCTGGATCATGAAGAATTTTGGGTCGTAACTTTATCAAGCGCTTGCCGAATGAAGTCATGCGATCGCTTGTTTTCAGGAGGAATAGAGAGTACTATCATTGATATTCGTATGATATTCCGGAAGGTGCTGGAATCAAAAGCTTGTTCCATTGTGATAGCTCATAATCATCCCAGTGGTAATGATCGTCCGAGTTCCCATGATATTACTTTGACCAAGAAGGTACAGGAGGCTGGGCGTGTATTAGACATCACATTGCTGGATCACATTGTCGTTTGCCCTAATCGGTATTATAGTTTTGCGGATAATGGGATGCTTTAA
- the eno gene encoding phosphopyruvate hydratase — protein sequence MYITEVIGREVLDSRGNPTVEVDVILECGAMGRAAVPSGASTGEHEALELRDGDKKRYGGKGVTKAVNNVNTVIADALLGMNVTDQVGIDRVLLELDGTPTKSNLGANALLGVSLACAKAAANALEMPLYRYIGGVNAKVLPVPMMNIINGGSHSDAPIAFQEFMIRPVGAESFREALRMGAEVFHSLKKVLHDRGLSTAVGDEGGFAPALKGTEDALESIIKAIEAAGYKAGEDVMIGLDCASSEFYKDGVYDYSKFEGATGAKRSSAEQVAYLEELISRYPIDSIEDGMSENDWEGWKLLTERIGDRCQLVGDDLFVTNVQYLKKGIEMGCANSILIKVNQIGTLTETLDAIDMAHRAGYTSVTSHRSGETEDATIADIAVATNSGQIKTGSLSRSDRMAKYNQLLRIEEELGDNAQFYGRKFSK from the coding sequence ATGTATATTACAGAAGTTATTGGAAGAGAAGTGTTGGATTCAAGAGGAAATCCGACCGTAGAAGTAGATGTTATTCTGGAATGTGGGGCGATGGGCCGTGCTGCGGTTCCGTCCGGAGCGTCCACGGGAGAACATGAAGCATTGGAATTGCGTGATGGAGACAAGAAAAGATATGGCGGTAAAGGGGTAACCAAAGCCGTGAATAATGTAAATACGGTGATTGCTGATGCCTTATTGGGAATGAACGTGACCGATCAGGTAGGAATTGATCGTGTTTTATTGGAATTGGACGGTACACCGACCAAGAGTAATTTAGGTGCTAATGCATTATTAGGAGTGTCTTTGGCTTGTGCGAAAGCTGCTGCTAACGCATTGGAAATGCCGTTATATCGTTACATTGGTGGTGTAAATGCAAAAGTGTTACCGGTGCCGATGATGAATATTATTAACGGAGGATCTCATTCTGATGCCCCTATTGCGTTCCAGGAGTTTATGATTCGTCCGGTTGGGGCTGAATCTTTCCGTGAGGCTTTGCGTATGGGAGCGGAGGTTTTCCATAGTTTGAAGAAAGTTCTTCACGATCGCGGGTTGAGTACAGCCGTGGGGGACGAGGGAGGTTTTGCTCCTGCGTTGAAAGGAACGGAAGATGCCTTGGAATCTATTATTAAAGCTATTGAGGCTGCCGGGTATAAGGCGGGAGAGGATGTGATGATCGGGTTGGATTGTGCCTCTTCTGAATTCTATAAAGATGGAGTTTACGATTATTCTAAATTTGAAGGAGCGACGGGCGCAAAGCGTTCTTCAGCCGAGCAGGTAGCTTATCTGGAAGAATTGATTTCCCGTTACCCGATCGATTCTATCGAGGATGGTATGAGTGAGAACGATTGGGAAGGCTGGAAATTACTGACAGAGCGAATCGGGGATCGTTGCCAGTTAGTAGGGGATGATTTGTTCGTGACAAACGTGCAGTATTTGAAGAAAGGCATTGAAATGGGATGTGCTAATTCCATTTTGATTAAGGTAAACCAGATTGGTACATTAACCGAAACATTGGATGCGATTGATATGGCTCACCGTGCCGGCTACACGTCGGTAACTTCTCATCGTTCCGGGGAGACGGAGGATGCGACTATTGCGGATATTGCGGTAGCAACCAATTCTGGACAAATTAAGACGGGATCATTGAGCCGTTCTGATCGTATGGCAAAATACAATCAATTACTGCGGATCGAGGAAGAATTAGGTGATAATGCTCAGTTCTACGGACGGAAATTCAGCAAGTAA
- a CDS encoding UDP-2,3-diacylglucosamine diphosphatase has protein sequence MQGKKVYFLSDAHLGAKLLKDNREREIMLVEFLQSIKPDCLELYLLGDMFDFWFEYKHVVPKGHVRFLAELANFTDQGIKVHFFTGNHDIWAFDYLAKECGVILHTSMMETTINGKSFLIGHGDGLNPSDKGYLFLRNAFHNRFLQRCFRFIHPDWGITLANKWSSHSRLKGNGQIEARGYLGDDKEEIVIYCRNILKEHHVDYFIFGHRHLPLNLELESNSHYINTGDWITHFCYAVFDGEKVSLEKIDRKK, from the coding sequence ATGCAGGGTAAGAAGGTTTATTTTCTTTCAGACGCACACTTGGGTGCCAAACTATTGAAAGATAATCGGGAGAGAGAAATTATGCTCGTGGAGTTTTTGCAAAGCATCAAACCTGATTGCCTAGAACTTTACCTGCTTGGTGATATGTTTGATTTTTGGTTCGAATACAAACATGTCGTACCCAAAGGCCACGTACGCTTTCTTGCCGAACTGGCCAATTTCACGGACCAAGGAATTAAGGTACATTTCTTCACGGGCAACCACGACATCTGGGCTTTCGACTACTTGGCAAAAGAATGTGGTGTTATCCTGCATACTTCCATGATGGAAACCACGATAAACGGAAAGTCTTTCCTTATCGGACATGGTGACGGTCTGAATCCGAGCGACAAAGGGTATCTTTTCCTGCGTAACGCTTTCCATAATCGTTTTCTACAAAGATGTTTCCGGTTTATCCATCCAGACTGGGGAATCACTTTAGCCAATAAATGGTCATCCCATTCCAGACTAAAAGGAAACGGGCAAATTGAGGCTAGGGGCTATCTGGGAGATGACAAAGAAGAAATCGTTATTTATTGTCGGAATATCTTAAAAGAACACCACGTGGATTATTTCATTTTCGGTCATCGCCATTTGCCTCTCAATCTTGAACTTGAATCCAACAGTCACTATATCAACACGGGAGACTGGATCACGCATTTCTGTTATGCCGTATTCGACGGAGAGAAGGTTTCTCTTGAAAAAATTGATCGCAAGAAATAA
- a CDS encoding YifB family Mg chelatase-like AAA ATPase yields the protein MLVKIFGGAVYGINALTITIEVNILWGAKFIIVGLPDNAVKESQQRIDSALREIGLKIPGKRVIINMAPADVKKEGSSFDLPLAIGILAANDQLPNAQLDKYLIMGELSLDGSLQAVKGVLPIAIHAKKEGFKGILLPYQNANEAAVVQGFEVYGFHHLSEVIAFLKQEKDFSPISFDQQVMTAFPDDDLLDFKDVKGQESVKRAMEVAAAGGHNMIMIGSPGSGKTMLARRLPTILPPMTIEEALETTKIHSVAGKIQNNHSLIISRPFRSPHHTISDVALVGGGSWPQPGEISLAHHGILFLDELPEFRRAVLEVLRQPLEDRKITISRSKFSVEYPANIMLIASMNPCPCGYYNHPTKECNCPPGAVQKYLSKISGPLLDRIDIHIEVIPVELDKITNSSDSEPSSVVRARVIAARAIQTQRFQSYPGIYCNAQMTSPLLKKYCPLDDKCVALLKIAMQRFGLSARAYDRIIKLSRTIADLDHNEKITPQYIAEAIQYRSLDKDGWGG from the coding sequence ATGTTAGTTAAAATTTTCGGGGGTGCAGTGTACGGAATCAACGCTTTGACCATCACAATCGAGGTTAATATTCTTTGGGGAGCAAAATTTATTATTGTCGGTTTACCCGATAACGCCGTAAAAGAAAGCCAGCAACGAATTGATTCCGCCCTCAGGGAAATCGGGCTAAAGATTCCGGGTAAACGAGTAATCATCAACATGGCTCCCGCCGACGTGAAGAAAGAAGGATCGTCTTTCGACTTGCCGCTAGCCATTGGAATCCTTGCGGCTAATGACCAGTTACCTAACGCACAACTGGATAAATACCTGATCATGGGCGAGCTGTCATTGGATGGCAGCCTACAAGCGGTCAAAGGGGTACTTCCCATCGCCATACACGCCAAAAAGGAAGGTTTTAAAGGTATTCTTCTGCCTTACCAGAATGCTAACGAGGCTGCAGTGGTTCAAGGATTTGAAGTTTACGGTTTCCACCATTTGAGTGAAGTGATCGCTTTTCTGAAACAGGAAAAAGACTTCTCTCCCATTTCTTTCGATCAACAAGTCATGACAGCATTTCCCGATGATGACTTGCTTGATTTCAAAGACGTGAAGGGACAAGAAAGCGTGAAACGTGCGATGGAAGTTGCAGCAGCAGGCGGACATAATATGATTATGATCGGCTCCCCCGGTTCGGGAAAAACCATGCTAGCCCGAAGATTACCGACAATTCTCCCTCCCATGACCATCGAAGAGGCGCTGGAAACGACGAAAATCCACTCCGTTGCGGGGAAGATTCAAAATAATCATTCCTTAATCATCTCACGTCCATTTCGTTCGCCGCATCATACCATATCTGATGTAGCTCTTGTTGGCGGGGGATCTTGGCCCCAACCGGGAGAAATATCACTTGCTCACCATGGAATTTTATTTCTAGACGAACTCCCAGAGTTCCGCCGGGCAGTACTGGAAGTATTGAGACAACCACTTGAAGATCGGAAGATTACCATCAGTCGTTCCAAGTTCAGCGTGGAATATCCGGCTAACATCATGCTGATTGCATCCATGAATCCTTGCCCATGTGGGTACTATAATCATCCCACGAAGGAATGTAATTGTCCGCCCGGAGCCGTTCAAAAATATTTATCGAAAATATCCGGTCCTTTACTCGACCGGATTGACATACATATTGAAGTGATTCCCGTAGAGCTTGACAAGATCACGAATTCCTCGGACAGTGAACCAAGCTCTGTTGTTCGAGCTAGGGTGATCGCCGCCCGGGCTATCCAGACCCAACGTTTTCAATCTTACCCGGGGATTTATTGTAATGCCCAGATGACCTCACCGCTACTAAAAAAGTATTGTCCGCTGGACGATAAATGTGTTGCACTACTAAAGATTGCCATGCAACGTTTCGGACTTTCCGCCCGAGCTTATGACCGGATCATCAAATTGTCCCGAACTATTGCCGACCTGGACCATAACGAGAAAATAACCCCACAATATATTGCCGAGGCCATACAATACCGAAGTCTAGACAAGGACGGATGGGGAGGATGA
- the dnaJ gene encoding molecular chaperone DnaJ, with product MEKRDYYEVLGVSKSADATEIKKAYRKLALKYHPDKNPGDKEAEEKFKEAAEAYDVLSNEEKKRRYDQFGHAGVGGAGQGGFGGGMSMDDIFSQFGDIFGSFGGFSGFGGFGGGRSARRVNRGTNLRVKVKMHLQEIATGIEKKIKVKKYVACQHCNGTGAKDGKSYSTCSTCKGSGQVTRVQNTILGAMQTTSTCPTCEGEGKIINEKCTFCNGEGVLMSEEVISINIPAGVGEGMQLSLSGKGNAARRGGVNGDLIVLIEEEEHPELVRDGNDLLYNVFIGYPEAVLGETVEIPTIEGKVKVKIEAGTQPGKILRLRGKGLPDVNGYGKGDLLAKVNVWIPKNLSKDERKLVEKMKEAEGFKPGSGDKKSIFSKMKDFFD from the coding sequence ATGGAAAAGAGAGATTATTATGAGGTGTTGGGGGTATCTAAAAGTGCTGATGCCACTGAGATCAAGAAAGCATATCGAAAACTGGCTTTAAAGTATCACCCGGATAAGAACCCGGGAGACAAAGAGGCCGAGGAGAAATTTAAAGAAGCCGCCGAAGCATACGATGTGCTGAGTAACGAAGAAAAGAAACGTCGTTATGATCAGTTCGGTCACGCCGGAGTAGGGGGAGCCGGACAAGGCGGTTTTGGTGGCGGCATGAGTATGGATGATATTTTCTCTCAATTTGGGGATATTTTCGGAAGTTTCGGTGGCTTTAGTGGTTTCGGAGGTTTTGGTGGTGGCCGTAGTGCCCGCCGGGTAAACCGGGGAACGAACTTGAGAGTGAAGGTGAAAATGCACCTTCAGGAAATTGCTACCGGAATTGAGAAGAAAATCAAGGTAAAGAAATACGTGGCTTGTCAGCATTGTAACGGAACAGGAGCAAAGGATGGGAAATCCTATTCCACTTGTTCTACCTGTAAAGGATCGGGACAAGTGACCCGGGTACAAAATACGATATTGGGAGCGATGCAAACCACTTCCACGTGTCCGACTTGCGAGGGCGAAGGAAAGATTATCAATGAAAAATGTACTTTCTGTAATGGAGAGGGCGTGTTGATGTCGGAAGAAGTGATTTCTATCAATATTCCGGCAGGAGTGGGTGAAGGGATGCAATTGTCTTTGAGTGGTAAAGGAAATGCGGCTCGTCGTGGTGGCGTGAATGGTGACTTGATCGTGTTGATAGAAGAAGAAGAGCATCCGGAGTTGGTAAGAGATGGGAATGATTTATTATACAACGTGTTTATCGGGTACCCGGAAGCCGTGTTAGGGGAAACGGTTGAGATTCCGACCATCGAAGGGAAAGTGAAAGTGAAGATTGAGGCAGGTACCCAGCCTGGTAAAATATTGCGTTTGCGAGGAAAAGGATTGCCTGATGTGAACGGTTACGGTAAAGGGGATTTGTTGGCGAAGGTGAATGTGTGGATTCCTAAGAACCTGTCGAAGGACGAGAGGAAACTCGTGGAAAAGATGAAAGAGGCTGAAGGCTTTAAGCCGGGAAGTGGTGACAAGAAAAGTATCTTTTCCAAGATGAAAGATTTTTTTGATTAG
- a CDS encoding inorganic pyrophosphatase yields MGNKINDPIVRLMGLRYKSHPWHGLDIGTDAPNVVTAFIEMVPTDTVKYELDKVSGYIKIDRPQKYSNVVPALYGFLPQTYCGDLVAEYCMAQTERTDIHGDGDPLDICVLTEKTISHGDIIAEVRPIGGFRMLDKNEADDKIIAVLKHDATYNIYNDISELPHVVIDRLRHYFLTYKDLPGEERRTEITHVYNKEEAFEVIRRSAEDYKNHFQGLEDILSRV; encoded by the coding sequence ATGGGAAATAAAATTAATGATCCTATTGTCCGTTTGATGGGACTTAGGTACAAGTCACATCCGTGGCATGGTTTGGATATTGGGACGGATGCACCGAACGTGGTTACCGCATTTATAGAGATGGTACCGACGGACACGGTGAAGTACGAGTTGGATAAAGTGAGTGGGTATATAAAAATAGATCGTCCGCAGAAGTATTCGAACGTGGTTCCCGCTTTATATGGTTTTTTGCCGCAGACTTATTGCGGAGATTTGGTCGCCGAGTATTGTATGGCGCAGACCGAGAGAACGGATATTCACGGGGACGGAGATCCGCTTGATATTTGTGTCCTGACCGAAAAAACGATCTCTCACGGGGATATTATTGCGGAAGTTCGTCCTATCGGGGGATTCCGGATGTTGGATAAGAACGAGGCGGATGATAAGATTATCGCCGTGTTGAAACATGATGCCACATATAATATTTATAATGATATTTCCGAATTACCACACGTGGTGATTGACAGGTTACGGCATTATTTTTTAACCTACAAGGATCTTCCCGGAGAGGAACGACGCACGGAAATCACTCATGTCTATAATAAGGAAGAGGCTTTCGAGGTGATTCGCAGAAGTGCCGAAGATTATAAAAATCATTTCCAAGGACTTGAAGATATACTAAGCCGGGTATAA
- a CDS encoding nucleotide exchange factor GrpE, which yields MAEEKRSTQENEFEESQTNDTEKEEVNSEKHQGETHKKKEDKSCRKEDKQLEELGQKLIEMNDKYLRLSAEFDNYRKRTLKEKMELTKSAGEQLLSNILPVVDNFERALKSMSTAKDVAALKEGVDLIYANFKSFLTQNGVKEIETENADFNTDIHEAVTTIPAPAPELKGKVLDCIEKGYYLNDKVMRFAKVVVGE from the coding sequence ATGGCAGAAGAGAAGAGATCAACTCAGGAGAACGAGTTCGAAGAGTCACAGACGAACGATACGGAAAAGGAAGAGGTGAATTCAGAAAAACATCAGGGAGAAACTCACAAAAAGAAAGAAGACAAGTCTTGTCGAAAAGAGGACAAGCAATTGGAAGAGTTAGGACAGAAACTGATCGAGATGAATGATAAATACTTACGTCTGTCGGCGGAGTTCGATAATTATCGGAAACGTACCTTAAAGGAAAAAATGGAATTAACCAAGAGTGCCGGGGAACAATTGTTAAGTAATATTTTGCCCGTGGTGGATAACTTCGAACGAGCCTTGAAGAGTATGAGTACGGCGAAGGATGTGGCAGCTCTAAAAGAAGGGGTGGATTTGATCTATGCTAATTTTAAGTCTTTTCTGACACAGAATGGCGTGAAAGAAATCGAAACTGAAAATGCTGATTTTAACACAGATATTCACGAGGCGGTAACGACAATCCCGGCTCCGGCTCCGGAGTTAAAGGGTAAAGTGTTGGATTGTATTGAGAAGGGATATTACTTGAATGACAAGGTAATGCGTTTTGCAAAAGTGGTTGTTGGTGAATAA
- a CDS encoding MIP family channel protein codes for MKKYVAEMIGTMVLVLMGCGSAVIAGAEIGFLGIAFAFGLSVVAMAYAIGGISGCHINPAITLGVFLTGRMSGKDAGMYMLFQVIGAFIGSAILYVISSGMGLEGTGANMYGEGNMVPAFVAELVFTFIFILVVLGSTSANAPAGFAGLAIGLSLVLIHIVCIPVTGTSVNPARSIAPAIFEGGNALSQLWLFIIAPFLGAILAAGVWKYFECQKCK; via the coding sequence ATGAAAAAGTATGTAGCTGAAATGATTGGTACTATGGTACTCGTGCTTATGGGATGCGGTAGTGCTGTTATTGCCGGAGCAGAAATCGGTTTTTTGGGGATTGCTTTCGCTTTCGGTTTGTCTGTGGTAGCAATGGCATATGCTATTGGTGGTATTTCTGGATGTCATATTAATCCGGCCATTACATTAGGTGTTTTCTTGACGGGGCGAATGAGTGGAAAGGATGCTGGGATGTATATGTTATTTCAAGTCATTGGTGCTTTTATTGGTTCGGCGATTCTTTACGTGATTTCTTCCGGGATGGGGTTGGAAGGAACGGGAGCAAATATGTACGGGGAAGGAAATATGGTTCCGGCTTTTGTGGCGGAGTTGGTGTTTACCTTTATCTTTATCCTTGTTGTTCTGGGATCCACGAGTGCTAACGCTCCTGCCGGATTTGCCGGATTGGCGATTGGTCTATCTTTAGTTTTGATCCATATTGTATGTATTCCTGTAACGGGAACTTCTGTTAATCCGGCTCGAAGTATTGCTCCTGCTATTTTTGAAGGTGGTAATGCTTTGAGTCAGTTATGGTTGTTCATTATCGCTCCATTTTTAGGTGCTATCCTTGCTGCCGGAGTCTGGAAATATTTCGAATGTCAGAAATGTAAATAA
- the lpcA gene encoding D-sedoheptulose 7-phosphate isomerase codes for MDSIKKSFLEAQQVLADFLEDEEKLKQVGLAAEILSRVLKNGGKVISCGNGGSMSDAMHFAEELTGRFRGDRPALPAMAISDPTHLTCVANDFGFEYVFSRYVEAHGKAGDVLLAISTSGNSENIVKAVDAAHRKGMLVIGLTGKDGGKMKNMCDVNICVPWNGYSDRIQEIHIKVIHILIEQIEAHLFLE; via the coding sequence ATGGATAGTATCAAGAAAAGTTTTTTGGAGGCGCAACAGGTGTTAGCTGATTTTTTGGAGGACGAGGAGAAGTTGAAACAAGTCGGATTGGCGGCAGAGATATTATCCCGGGTATTGAAAAACGGGGGTAAGGTCATAAGTTGTGGAAATGGTGGTTCCATGAGTGACGCTATGCATTTCGCCGAGGAACTTACCGGACGTTTTAGGGGAGACCGTCCCGCACTACCGGCAATGGCAATTTCCGATCCGACTCACTTGACTTGCGTGGCCAATGATTTCGGATTTGAGTACGTGTTTTCCCGTTACGTGGAGGCACACGGGAAAGCGGGTGATGTGTTATTGGCAATCAGTACTTCCGGTAATTCAGAGAACATTGTGAAAGCCGTTGATGCGGCTCACCGCAAGGGTATGTTGGTGATCGGGTTAACCGGTAAGGATGGCGGTAAAATGAAGAATATGTGTGACGTGAATATTTGTGTTCCTTGGAACGGGTATTCCGATCGGATTCAGGAGATTCACATCAAGGTGATTCATATCCTGATCGAGCAAATCGAGGCGCATTTGTTCTTGGAATAA
- the rsmI gene encoding 16S rRNA (cytidine(1402)-2'-O)-methyltransferase: MAKLYLIPTPVGNLEDITLRALRILKEVPLVLAEDTRTSAKLLKHYEINTPLLSHHKFNEHQQVSRIAERIARGEDIALISDAGTPGISDPGFLLVRTCIEQGIETECLPGATAFVPALVNSGLPCDRFCFEGFLPQKKGRQKKLIALAEEERTMIFYESPFRLVKALEQMAEFFGENRHACVAREISKLFEDFQRGTLKELIDHFTENGVKGEIVMIVEGKPKKEEEESE; the protein is encoded by the coding sequence ATGGCTAAATTATATCTGATCCCAACTCCAGTTGGCAATCTTGAAGACATCACGCTGAGAGCTCTTCGTATACTAAAAGAAGTACCTCTTGTACTTGCCGAAGACACCCGTACCTCCGCAAAACTATTAAAACATTACGAGATCAACACCCCCCTGCTCTCACATCATAAATTCAACGAACACCAGCAAGTAAGTCGTATCGCCGAGCGTATTGCACGAGGTGAAGACATAGCCTTAATCAGTGATGCCGGGACACCAGGAATCTCCGACCCGGGATTTCTACTTGTACGTACCTGTATTGAGCAAGGAATAGAAACAGAATGTCTGCCTGGAGCCACGGCATTTGTTCCCGCACTCGTCAATTCCGGTCTACCCTGCGATCGTTTTTGTTTTGAAGGATTCCTGCCACAAAAGAAAGGTCGTCAAAAAAAACTTATAGCTCTTGCTGAAGAGGAACGTACAATGATATTCTACGAATCACCATTCCGACTGGTAAAGGCCCTCGAACAGATGGCTGAATTTTTCGGAGAAAACCGACATGCTTGTGTAGCTCGCGAGATCAGTAAACTTTTCGAAGACTTCCAGCGAGGTACGTTGAAAGAACTAATTGATCATTTTACCGAAAACGGGGTAAAAGGAGAAATCGTCATGATCGTGGAAGGTAAACCCAAAAAAGAAGAGGAAGAATCAGAATAA